In Deltaproteobacteria bacterium, the following proteins share a genomic window:
- a CDS encoding LysM peptidoglycan-binding domain-containing protein, whose translation MKSSTTGFILIIILFFLSAAPALGAKPYKIYVINRYGAWDVVCDSYTVQKDDHVWDILRRKGRIAEDDFPRFVSILKDLNPHIKDVNKIYPDQNILVPLKQIQAKEGHAEAGPRYITIPIIPDVLYKSRKVDAGECLSKIVTAYLGVRWDRLSKAYFQTFRRLNPRIKNLDLIYPGQKIRIPELSFQEHPAATPGSGVAKEDLPVQITARAEVEARTARPKSAFALPAETQPVEDEIMESDAEDASVTEPEPPASEEEMAAKTKTGDEVAQAVALPPKPAAPLPVEAAPAEEKISKLVTHEPSAPESRPVTPEEDVPDQPISEEEVQADATFPISKPLAPSTVETPAAEKEMAKDETAAASVNVSRSQGISSKKDVSLVGPGKTTHVPGWQEVVSGIADELGGKLLASGRCYFPGKDRSDIALDLAAFPVIELKNGQHLLFETGARLTHDVEEAIRASWEGLLIIHADAQEADAVVLDKVFRAVLGERVQKVLDLPALDDGVLVTLRGDWVFPQEAEKGMRTKYHCITLIETPEEYSSSSVVEYFAEENIRVIDILTTAIVENKPPSLQDKKSEESSVSTIDGSGREAFVSGLVRAIGYSYEPGVPLSFDYAGFQVQTTANLIYGGDGLDIVVDFGTFYGDAKSAIQAGGLNVLSIRPDDDLLTIAKNVLEALGSSYTEAPVFFAANRKLAKTTSLAIPGFLISHGKEKRSLLARGQLHPNLLDFLSEQQIRILKIREWPR comes from the coding sequence ATGAAATCTTCGACCACCGGGTTCATTCTTATCATTATACTGTTTTTTTTGTCCGCCGCTCCGGCGTTGGGAGCAAAGCCGTACAAGATTTATGTTATCAACAGGTACGGGGCGTGGGATGTTGTATGCGATTCTTATACGGTTCAAAAGGATGACCACGTCTGGGATATCCTCCGTCGAAAGGGACGCATTGCAGAAGATGATTTCCCGAGGTTTGTTTCGATCCTGAAAGACCTTAACCCCCACATCAAAGATGTGAACAAGATCTATCCCGACCAGAATATTTTGGTCCCTCTAAAGCAGATACAGGCCAAGGAAGGCCACGCAGAAGCGGGGCCGCGCTATATCACTATTCCCATCATACCGGATGTGCTTTACAAAAGCCGCAAGGTGGACGCAGGCGAGTGTCTGTCCAAGATAGTGACAGCTTACCTCGGGGTGCGGTGGGATCGGCTTTCCAAGGCCTACTTCCAGACCTTCAGGCGTCTCAACCCACGTATCAAGAATTTGGATCTTATTTACCCCGGCCAGAAAATACGCATTCCCGAGTTGTCTTTTCAGGAACATCCTGCTGCAACACCTGGTTCTGGAGTTGCCAAGGAAGATCTGCCTGTTCAGATAACGGCCCGGGCTGAGGTTGAAGCGAGAACAGCACGTCCGAAATCTGCTTTTGCATTGCCTGCCGAGACGCAGCCAGTTGAAGACGAGATAATGGAGTCAGATGCCGAAGACGCATCCGTCACAGAGCCTGAGCCGCCAGCCAGCGAAGAAGAAATGGCTGCTAAGACGAAGACCGGTGACGAGGTTGCTCAGGCTGTAGCCCTGCCCCCGAAGCCTGCCGCTCCTTTGCCAGTTGAGGCAGCGCCGGCAGAGGAGAAGATTTCCAAGCTGGTTACCCATGAGCCATCTGCCCCGGAGTCCAGACCGGTTACACCCGAGGAAGACGTTCCTGATCAGCCAATTTCAGAGGAAGAGGTTCAAGCAGATGCTACGTTCCCGATCTCGAAGCCCTTGGCTCCGTCAACGGTTGAGACACCTGCGGCAGAAAAGGAAATGGCTAAGGATGAGACAGCGGCAGCTAGCGTGAATGTTTCGAGGTCTCAGGGAATTTCATCAAAAAAGGATGTCAGTTTAGTTGGTCCTGGCAAGACGACACACGTACCTGGGTGGCAGGAAGTTGTTTCCGGAATAGCAGACGAACTTGGCGGCAAGCTGTTGGCGTCTGGTAGATGTTACTTCCCGGGAAAGGACCGGAGCGATATCGCACTGGACCTTGCGGCCTTTCCGGTCATCGAACTAAAGAACGGACAGCATCTTCTGTTTGAAACGGGAGCCAGGCTTACACACGACGTAGAGGAAGCCATACGCGCTTCCTGGGAAGGGCTGTTGATTATTCACGCAGATGCCCAAGAGGCAGATGCCGTGGTGCTGGATAAGGTGTTCCGTGCCGTGTTGGGCGAAAGAGTTCAAAAGGTTCTCGACCTTCCGGCGCTGGATGATGGTGTTCTGGTCACCTTGCGAGGTGATTGGGTTTTTCCTCAAGAGGCTGAAAAGGGGATGCGAACCAAATATCATTGCATAACATTGATTGAGACTCCTGAGGAGTACTCTTCCAGTTCGGTTGTTGAATATTTTGCGGAAGAAAATATCCGGGTTATTGACATACTGACAACAGCAATCGTGGAGAACAAGCCCCCCTCTTTGCAGGATAAGAAATCGGAAGAGTCCTCCGTCTCTACCATAGATGGATCAGGCCGGGAGGCCTTTGTGTCAGGGCTTGTCAGGGCAATAGGATATTCCTATGAGCCCGGAGTCCCCTTGTCGTTTGATTATGCCGGCTTTCAGGTTCAGACAACTGCGAATCTTATATACGGGGGAGACGGTCTGGATATCGTGGTCGATTTCGGGACCTTTTACGGTGACGCAAAATCCGCCATTCAAGCAGGAGGGTTGAACGTGCTATCGATTCGGCCTGATGATGACTTGCTGACTATTGCAAAAAATGTTCTTGAGGCGCTGGGGTCTTCCTATACCGAGGCCCCGGTTTTCTTTGCCGCAAACCGAAAGCTCGCCAAGACTACTTCTCTTGCTATTCCGGGCTTTCTGATTTCACATGGGAAGGAGAAGAGATCTCTGCTGGCACGTGGGCAACTCCACCCGAACCTGCTTGATTTCTTGAGTGAACAACAGATAAGGATCTTGAAGATAAGAGAATGGCCCCGCTAG
- a CDS encoding tetratricopeptide repeat protein, translating to MNRRFVLFLAFLTICLASVSCASNLALRKDKAAVSRTIGEGYLAEGNVSAALGELLKAEKLYDKDPHIHHDLGLAYFAKEEFELAISHFDKAVDLKPDYSEAFNSMGTVYLRLKEWDKAISCFNKARANLLYATPYFALNNLGDAYRGGKSYELAIDFYKKALEDNPHFANAHRGLGLTYLDLGDYEAAVRSLEKAVKYAPGFAPAQYDLGRAYGGKYDTEKAMAAFKKVVVLVPDSSLADRARAEIRKLQEY from the coding sequence ATGAATAGACGGTTCGTATTGTTCTTGGCGTTTCTGACTATTTGCTTGGCATCAGTCTCATGCGCGTCAAATCTGGCCCTACGCAAGGACAAGGCTGCAGTCTCCAGGACAATTGGCGAGGGATACCTGGCAGAGGGCAATGTCAGCGCAGCCCTGGGAGAATTGCTAAAGGCAGAAAAGCTCTACGACAAGGATCCCCATATTCATCATGATCTGGGCCTGGCTTATTTTGCAAAAGAAGAATTCGAGCTGGCTATTAGCCATTTTGACAAGGCCGTGGATCTCAAGCCTGACTATTCGGAAGCCTTCAATAGCATGGGTACTGTCTATTTGAGATTGAAGGAGTGGGACAAGGCCATATCATGTTTCAACAAGGCCCGGGCCAATCTGCTCTATGCCACGCCATATTTTGCCCTGAACAACCTGGGTGACGCATACCGGGGGGGAAAAAGCTACGAACTGGCCATAGACTTTTACAAGAAGGCCCTTGAAGACAACCCGCATTTTGCAAACGCGCACCGGGGCTTGGGGTTGACTTATCTGGACTTGGGCGACTATGAGGCTGCTGTTCGTTCCTTGGAAAAGGCTGTTAAGTATGCCCCCGGCTTTGCCCCCGCCCAGTATGATCTGGGTCGGGCCTATGGTGGAAAATACGACACGGAAAAGGCCATGGCAGCCTTCAAAAAAGTTGTTGTGCTTGTGCCGGACTCCTCACTCGCTGACAGAGCCCGGGCAGAGATCAGGAAATTGCAGGAATATTGA
- a CDS encoding LysM peptidoglycan-binding domain-containing protein: protein MNARYVSKTVSFFLVVFIALWLFPVGSHAQDQLKTHKLDSGLYYTIQKGDTLWDLSEHFFDSPWVWPDLWQKNKEIPNPHWIYPGNRIRIFNREAMEMVSEASPSLEPTPEVEKKKEPSCYLYPPIDSIGFVRKEPYPPSGAIFRVKEDKVMISEGDLIYVRPTEKTAFRSGNRFTVFRTLDAVKDQETKTLVGIQHYIVGVIEIAGVQAKYSTARVVESFRHIEINDLLMPYNARSPKIILTESKKGINGKVLVSEENQTMFGDQAVVFVDKGRKDGIKVGQSYSIYYQDKEYLDTKGKEEVLLSPVDFGRVLILHTEDTTATALVTMAEKDIEPGAKLRTPSP from the coding sequence ATGAACGCTAGATACGTTTCAAAAACCGTTTCTTTTTTTCTTGTGGTCTTCATTGCCCTGTGGCTGTTCCCTGTGGGTTCTCACGCGCAGGACCAACTCAAGACCCACAAGCTCGATTCCGGGCTGTACTATACGATCCAAAAGGGAGACACCCTTTGGGATCTCTCCGAACATTTTTTTGACTCCCCCTGGGTCTGGCCTGATCTCTGGCAAAAAAACAAAGAGATTCCCAACCCCCACTGGATCTATCCGGGAAACCGGATTCGTATTTTCAACCGCGAGGCGATGGAGATGGTTTCCGAGGCAAGTCCCAGCCTTGAACCAACGCCTGAGGTTGAAAAGAAAAAAGAGCCATCATGCTACCTCTATCCCCCCATTGACAGCATAGGTTTCGTAAGAAAAGAGCCTTATCCCCCGTCGGGCGCCATCTTCAGGGTCAAGGAAGACAAGGTCATGATCAGTGAGGGTGACCTGATCTATGTCCGACCCACGGAAAAGACTGCTTTTAGGTCTGGGAATCGCTTCACCGTGTTTCGTACACTGGACGCCGTAAAGGACCAGGAAACCAAGACCCTTGTTGGAATCCAGCACTATATAGTGGGCGTGATTGAAATTGCCGGCGTGCAGGCAAAATATTCCACGGCCAGGGTCGTTGAATCCTTCCGGCATATTGAAATCAATGACCTGCTGATGCCCTACAATGCACGATCGCCAAAGATTATTCTCACTGAGAGCAAGAAGGGAATTAACGGCAAGGTCTTGGTCTCTGAGGAAAACCAGACCATGTTCGGTGACCAGGCCGTTGTTTTTGTTGACAAGGGGCGCAAAGACGGCATCAAGGTGGGACAATCATACAGCATATACTATCAGGACAAGGAATACCTCGACACAAAGGGAAAAGAGGAGGTGCTGCTGTCACCTGTCGATTTTGGCAGGGTTCTGATCCTTCATACCGAGGATACAACTGCTACGGCCCTGGTAACCATGGCTGAAAAGGACATAGAACCCGGGGCAAAACTCCGCACACCATCTCCATAA
- the pilQ gene encoding type IV pilus secretin PilQ: MTGNKKTIWKRKWPLFMLGVLFVFAGCASGPPAKPAAVAPEPTPGEKIIHRIAVSEDVETSQVIMYANQPLTYTAVKHQFPLGVVLYFPDTALEGIQDSYSPPDSTLIKAIQASELRRKRPSSRIEIRLNRDVSYEVTRAENQVLVRLRRKSVVEPREAKKPEPEKAPQIAKKVQPETRKMARSETPVEAQVTSEKIKKAAAWVNQIDFQMLEDGKSRVTVGTTSQIRYETQKSSDKRLLLKLFNTRIPDFRRRPLITTRFKSAVDRIFPIQSTKIGDTAVIAIELREAVPFRVHQKKNVCVVDFEASSVPPRPMPEAEKPGWIQAMKETEAAVIKEVTRPPEKPVVTEEGKTFAGEKISLDFQDADIHNIFRILHEVSGKNFVIGQDVKGRVTLKLVNVPWDQVLDLILKMNNLGTVVEGNVVRIAKLDTLAKELKALEAKTKAEQDAKELEPLVTEYIKLDYADASSLKTHLDEVKSDRGKVTVDDGTNMIIIKDEREALDNAKKLITELDDANQEIATRQVLIEARIVEADTNFTRDLGVQWGGDYYATGTDGNATTSGRLFGGQTYSSATQNYAVNLPPASITSGLGFTFGRIGGTVLNLDIRLLAMEEQGKGRTVSAPKILTLDNKKATIKQVTKIPFQVIEDNTTSIKTEEAGIELSVTPQITRDNRIRMEIYAEKGAPDWSNTVAGNPAIDTNTAETELFVNDGQTIVIGGILVTTDSVSEARVPWLSKIPFFGWLFKERKTVKTKEELLVFITPKIIRLEETSGPGS; this comes from the coding sequence ATGACTGGCAACAAGAAAACGATTTGGAAAAGGAAATGGCCGTTGTTTATGCTTGGAGTTCTCTTTGTCTTTGCGGGTTGCGCTTCCGGGCCCCCTGCAAAACCGGCAGCGGTTGCGCCTGAGCCAACTCCCGGGGAGAAAATAATTCACAGAATCGCTGTTTCTGAGGACGTAGAAACATCCCAAGTGATCATGTATGCCAATCAACCTCTCACTTACACGGCAGTGAAGCATCAGTTCCCGCTTGGCGTCGTCCTCTATTTCCCGGACACGGCGTTAGAGGGGATTCAAGATAGCTATTCGCCGCCGGACAGCACACTGATCAAGGCTATTCAGGCCTCGGAGTTGAGGAGGAAAAGGCCTTCTTCGCGGATCGAGATCCGCTTAAACAGAGACGTTTCCTACGAAGTGACACGGGCTGAAAATCAGGTGCTTGTCCGCCTGAGGCGGAAATCGGTTGTGGAGCCCAGGGAGGCGAAGAAGCCGGAACCGGAAAAGGCCCCTCAAATCGCCAAAAAGGTCCAACCCGAAACACGGAAAATGGCAAGGTCTGAAACCCCGGTTGAAGCTCAAGTCACATCCGAAAAAATCAAAAAGGCAGCAGCCTGGGTCAACCAAATCGACTTCCAAATGCTTGAAGACGGCAAATCCCGTGTCACTGTGGGAACAACGAGTCAGATCCGATATGAAACACAGAAGTCCTCGGACAAAAGGCTCCTGTTAAAGCTCTTTAATACCAGGATTCCTGACTTTCGAAGACGCCCCCTTATTACAACGCGATTCAAGAGCGCCGTAGACCGTATTTTTCCCATACAGAGCACAAAAATAGGAGACACGGCCGTCATCGCCATTGAACTCAGGGAAGCGGTTCCCTTTAGAGTTCATCAGAAAAAAAATGTGTGCGTTGTTGACTTTGAAGCCTCCTCAGTCCCCCCAAGGCCCATGCCGGAAGCGGAAAAACCCGGATGGATCCAGGCGATGAAAGAGACGGAGGCAGCGGTCATAAAAGAAGTTACAAGGCCCCCTGAAAAACCCGTTGTGACCGAAGAGGGCAAGACCTTCGCGGGGGAAAAAATATCTCTTGATTTCCAGGATGCGGATATTCACAATATTTTTCGAATCCTTCATGAGGTCAGCGGAAAGAACTTCGTCATCGGCCAGGACGTCAAAGGAAGGGTCACCCTAAAACTCGTCAATGTCCCTTGGGATCAGGTTCTGGATCTAATTCTCAAAATGAACAACCTCGGAACAGTTGTTGAAGGCAATGTCGTTCGCATCGCAAAACTTGACACTCTGGCAAAAGAGCTCAAAGCCCTTGAGGCAAAAACCAAGGCCGAACAGGATGCCAAAGAGCTCGAGCCTTTGGTTACGGAATATATTAAGCTCGACTATGCGGATGCCTCTTCCTTGAAAACGCACTTAGATGAAGTCAAGAGTGATCGCGGAAAGGTCACTGTTGATGACGGCACCAACATGATTATTATTAAGGATGAACGTGAGGCCTTGGATAATGCCAAAAAGCTGATTACAGAGTTGGACGACGCCAACCAGGAAATCGCCACCCGCCAGGTGTTGATAGAGGCCCGGATCGTTGAGGCAGACACCAATTTTACACGGGATCTCGGGGTTCAGTGGGGTGGAGATTATTACGCTACCGGCACCGACGGTAATGCCACGACATCGGGAAGGCTTTTTGGAGGCCAGACTTATTCATCCGCCACTCAGAATTACGCGGTCAATCTCCCCCCGGCGAGTATCACAAGCGGCCTGGGCTTTACATTCGGCAGAATAGGAGGAACCGTTCTTAACCTTGATATCAGACTGCTGGCCATGGAAGAGCAGGGAAAAGGCAGGACCGTATCTGCTCCGAAGATTCTCACACTGGATAATAAGAAAGCAACCATAAAGCAGGTGACCAAAATCCCTTTTCAGGTCATAGAAGATAACACAACCAGCATCAAGACCGAAGAGGCGGGGATCGAACTGAGCGTAACGCCTCAAATCACGAGAGACAACCGCATCCGTATGGAAATCTACGCTGAGAAGGGCGCGCCTGATTGGTCCAACACCGTTGCGGGCAACCCGGCTATTGATACGAACACGGCAGAAACAGAGCTCTTTGTTAACGACGGACAGACGATAGTGATCGGAGGAATTCTGGTCACGACTGACTCCGTTTCTGAAGCGCGGGTCCCCTGGCTTTCAAAGATTCCCTTTTTCGGATGGCTATTTAAGGAGAGGAAAACCGTCAAGACCAAAGAAGAGCTTTTGGTTTTTATTACGCCGAAAATCATCAGGCTTGAGGAGACATCAGGGCCGGGGTCCTAG
- a CDS encoding pilus assembly protein PilP: protein MERRKKRADMTIAASARKLLLAVTLMIVAAAGCGDRSDSETPQQPPELRKKIAMPREPIAQPEKIPLEPRVAEHGTRLAQTGSERAVEPSLPEKKGLIRPKKSDSLMLAEGIGKRPDYFYDPRGKHDPFESPFETETERIVPSRREAKKKRLPLTPLQRVDLGQLKLVAVILAPTGNKALVEEPSGKGYIISKGTYVGTNFGRVKRVLKDRVVVEEETKDFLSGKMELQTTELTFPKNVGDV from the coding sequence ATGGAAAGAAGAAAAAAAAGGGCTGATATGACTATCGCGGCCAGCGCTCGCAAGTTGCTTCTTGCGGTCACGCTCATGATAGTAGCTGCAGCCGGGTGCGGAGATCGGTCTGATTCCGAGACTCCGCAACAGCCACCGGAATTGCGCAAGAAGATTGCCATGCCCAGAGAACCGATTGCTCAGCCAGAAAAAATACCCTTAGAACCTCGCGTGGCTGAACATGGAACCAGGCTTGCGCAGACTGGTTCCGAAAGGGCCGTGGAGCCATCATTGCCTGAGAAAAAAGGCCTGATCCGGCCGAAAAAATCAGACAGCCTAATGCTTGCCGAAGGGATCGGAAAGAGACCCGACTATTTTTACGATCCCAGGGGAAAACACGATCCTTTTGAGTCTCCTTTTGAAACAGAAACCGAACGTATCGTCCCATCCAGGAGAGAGGCCAAGAAAAAGAGGCTGCCCCTCACGCCACTTCAGAGGGTGGACCTGGGCCAACTCAAGCTCGTTGCTGTAATACTGGCGCCTACGGGAAATAAGGCCTTGGTCGAGGAACCTTCTGGCAAAGGCTACATAATATCTAAAGGCACATATGTTGGCACAAATTTTGGACGAGTGAAACGAGTGCTAAAGGACAGGGTCGTCGTTGAAGAGGAGACCAAGGATTTCCTCTCGGGTAAAATGGAGCTTCAAACCACGGAATTAACGTTTCCAAAAAACGTCGGAGATGTATGA